The genomic region GCAGATACGAAGATCGAGATCGTGCCTGGCGGCGTGCGCTATCGCAATCAGCCGGGCGATTTCTCGGTGACGACAGACAAGGATGGGGTGTTCAAGGTCAAGTGGCCTGAAGCCGGCCTATACTGGATGGAAGCAAGCGTCACCGACGACAAGCCCAGCGTCAAGGAAGCGAGCAAGCGCCGTTCGACGTATGCGGCAACGCTTGAGGTGCTTCCGGAATGACGGCTTCGGCGCGGCGGGTCTTGATCCCGCGCCGAACGCCGATACCCGCGACGCTCGCAGCGCTGCGCACACTGTCGGTGTGTCAGATCGGCGGCGAAACGATGGGAACGACATGGAGCGCCAAGATGGCGCTCCCGCGCAACGCCAACGTCGGTGCCCTTCGATGCGGGATCGAACGCGTGCTGGCGCAGGTGATCGCCGAGATGAGCCCGTGGGATCCGGCATCGGCTCTCTCGCGTTTCAATGCTGCGCCCGCCGGAACGTGGCATCCTTTGGCTGACGGGTTCTTCAAGGTGCTTTCCAGCGCGCTCTCCTGGGCGGAGCGAACGGGCGGCGCCTATGATCCGACGGTCGGCGCGATTGTCGATCTGTGGGGCTTTGGTCCGTTTCACATTGCGCCCGGCTTGCCGGATGGGGCGGCGCTCGATGCAGCGCGTGTAGCGTCCGGTTGGCGTAGCGTGACGCTCGATAAGGAAAACCGGCGCGTGTTTCAGCCCGGCGGCGTGCGGCTCGATCTCTGCGCCATCGCCAAGGGCTACGCCGTTGATGAGGTCGTCTCGGTGCTGCGCGTCGCTGGCGTCAGCAATCTTCTCGTCGAGATCGGAGGAGAACTGAGAGGCGAAGGACTAAAACCGGACGGGTCGCCCTGGTGGGTGGAATTCGAACGGCCGCGCCATACACAGGTTGCTGATGGGACCCACCCCGAGACCGTGCTTGCGCTCGCAGGGCTTTCCGTTGCGACCAGCGGCGACGAGCAACGATATTTCGAGCACGGCGGCCGCCGCTACGCCCACACCGTCGATCCACGGACCGGGTTCCCGACCGCGCACGACCTGATCTCGGTCACCGTCGTCACGGACGACTGCATGACCGCTGACGTGCTGGCAACGGCGCTTACTGTGCTGGGACCTGAGGAAGGGCCGGCATTCGCAGCGGCAAATGGGTTCGCGGCCCGGTTCGTGTCCTTCGACGGCCGTGCCCTTACGGAACGCATCACGCCTGCCCTGGCGCAGATGCTGTACTGACGCGATGTTTTGAAAAGAATGGTCGGAGCGAGAGGATTTGAACCTCCGACCCCCAGTCCCCCAGACTGGTGCGCTAACCAGGCTGCGCTACGTTCTCACTGGTGCGTCCACCTTATCTATCTGATTTGTCTACTATTTTTCTATCGCGCGTGGAGGACTCGCTGGGTACAGCGAAAGGTTGGCGCTACCTATACGCTACCTAGCAGAACGCGAGTTGACACCCCTTCGAAGGCGGGGCAGGCCCCATGACATCTCGCGCACTGACTGACCTTGACATTAAGCACCTCAAGCCTCGTCCGTCGCAGTACGAGGTGTTCGACCCAGCTACACGGGGTTTGGCAATACGCGTGTCGCCTGGCGGCACCAAGGCGTTCGTTTTCTTGTATCGCATTGGTCGCCACCCTAGGCGCTACACGATTGGTCGTTATCCGATCGTTTCTCTAAAGAGTGCGCGCCATTGGGCGAGTGAAGCCCTCAAGCTCGTCGGCGCAGGCAAAGACCCCCAGGCAAGGAAGCTGCTCGAACGCGAGCGCTACCGGTCTAGCCTTTTCCCGGCGATCGCCACCGCCTTTATCGAGAAGTATGCCAAGCCCAACACAAAGGCCTGGAACGAGACCAAGCGGATACTGGAACGTGAGTTCTGCACTCGATGGAAGAGCATGCATCTGCATGACATATCGAGGCATCACGTGGCTGAGGCTCTGGACGAGTTGGTTGTCCAAAACGGCCCAAGCGCTGCCAACCACGGCTTCGCTGCTTTGCGCAGGTTGTTCAACTGGTGCGTAGAGCGCGGGGAACTTGGCGTCAGTCCTTGCTCAGGCTTGAAGCAGCCAGCCCAGACCTACTCACGTGAGAGGGTCTTAACCAACGACGAGGTTGTGCGTATCTGGAATGCCGCCCACACGATTGGCTACCCTTTTGGGTCGTTGATCAAACTGCTGTTGCTGACAGGCCAAAGAAGAAGTGAGGTGTCTCGGCTATGCTGGGCAGATATTGATCTGGAAACGGGCCTTTGGACCCAGCCCTCCCTCTCAAACAAATCAAAGCGGATTCACCTTGTACCGTTGACCGGCCACGCTGTTGAGGTGCTTCGAGAGATCCCCCGCCTCAACGCCCAACTCGTGTTTCCAGCGCGAGGTCGGTCAAATAGGGCCGTTTCTGGCTTCAGCAAGTGGAAGAGGCGTCTAGATAAGCAAAGCGGCACTGAGGGATGGACGATCCACGACGTTCGCCGAACAGTGAATACGGGTCTCGCAGCGCTGAAGGTTCCGCCTCACATCGCCGACCTCGTCCTCAACCATCAGGGGTCCGTTCGCAGCTCAGTCAGCGTAATCTATGACAGATACGATTATCTCGATGAAAAGCGAGATGCCTTGGAACGCTGGGCCACTCATATCGACCGTCTCGTTGCTCCCTGAAAATTATGCAAGGCTACCAGCGCCGCCCTAGCGCGACGATTTAGGCTGTGGGGGCTCAAACGCCCCCACCAACTCGGACGAGCGCACAATGCCCCCAATCTTGTCAGCGAGCAGCTTGATATCTCGTGCAACCCCTTCTTGGACGTATCGCCGCATCAACGTCGATTTGGGCGCAATAGTGCTGCGAGAGATCTGATGCAGCGCCCGCCCTGTCGGCTCATCAAGCCTAAGATGGAACCTATATTTGAAATTTTCCATTCTTGCCTACTTCTAATAAAACGAAAATCCGCGACTTCAACGC from Hyphomicrobium sp. MC1 harbors:
- a CDS encoding FAD:protein FMN transferase, which translates into the protein MTASARRVLIPRRTPIPATLAALRTLSVCQIGGETMGTTWSAKMALPRNANVGALRCGIERVLAQVIAEMSPWDPASALSRFNAAPAGTWHPLADGFFKVLSSALSWAERTGGAYDPTVGAIVDLWGFGPFHIAPGLPDGAALDAARVASGWRSVTLDKENRRVFQPGGVRLDLCAIAKGYAVDEVVSVLRVAGVSNLLVEIGGELRGEGLKPDGSPWWVEFERPRHTQVADGTHPETVLALAGLSVATSGDEQRYFEHGGRRYAHTVDPRTGFPTAHDLISVTVVTDDCMTADVLATALTVLGPEEGPAFAAANGFAARFVSFDGRALTERITPALAQMLY
- a CDS encoding site-specific integrase translates to MTSRALTDLDIKHLKPRPSQYEVFDPATRGLAIRVSPGGTKAFVFLYRIGRHPRRYTIGRYPIVSLKSARHWASEALKLVGAGKDPQARKLLERERYRSSLFPAIATAFIEKYAKPNTKAWNETKRILEREFCTRWKSMHLHDISRHHVAEALDELVVQNGPSAANHGFAALRRLFNWCVERGELGVSPCSGLKQPAQTYSRERVLTNDEVVRIWNAAHTIGYPFGSLIKLLLLTGQRRSEVSRLCWADIDLETGLWTQPSLSNKSKRIHLVPLTGHAVEVLREIPRLNAQLVFPARGRSNRAVSGFSKWKRRLDKQSGTEGWTIHDVRRTVNTGLAALKVPPHIADLVLNHQGSVRSSVSVIYDRYDYLDEKRDALERWATHIDRLVAP